In the genome of Plectropomus leopardus isolate mb chromosome 19, YSFRI_Pleo_2.0, whole genome shotgun sequence, the window taagtttgtaaAGAAACACGTATGTTCTGATTTTGTACCTCTCAGTGTAGGTGGAGGCCGTGGAGGTTTGAATGTGCCGCCTTGAGCCAAAGTATCGACGATCCAGCTGAGAGCAGTTGAGCAGTACTCCATCTGAGAAGGGTCAAAAGAGAAAAACGCTGTGTGTCAGAAAAGAGTAATTCAGTAACTAATGTAAACTCAGTCGGAAAATTCAGTAACTAATGAAGGAATGATCAGTATTGTGGGAACACCGTGCAGTCGGCTCGGGCTTTCTGTTGACATTTCCCAATCTTTGCAGTCATACTGTGAGAGTTTGTCTTCAGGCTACGAgcagatgctttttaaaaatacttcagAATGGAGCTGAAAGTGGGGTTTCTTATTTGACCAATCAATATCACATAGTTCCTTTTTAACATTAAGCTACAGGATTAGTTTATCATTTTTGGAACACTTAGTTGCTTTCTGGCGCAGAATTAGATGAGACCGACTGATACCAGGTGAAAACATCTGGCTTTGCTCTGTCTAACATTCACAAAATCCAGATATCACCACCTGAAAATCTGACCAATAAACTAATTAAagaggcttgggcagtatctatttttgcacattgccactattaaaacattttctgccaggtattgattttatgtttttgtagcTGAAAACGTTATTAGGAATTACATTACTGGAATATATAACGTTTGGTTATTCAATCACAGCAGTGCTGATACTCTgcacacagtgaaagtgaaacctaaccatttttttgtgctgggtctaaaagatTACTTTCACTCATCTCTATAGCAGCTGCTCccctcatccatcaatctgatcagctctgaccagatcatCAGATTAGTAATCCACCCCGCAAAcccctcaaactgctgctgaaaataaaaagtactcatgacaagtttgttttgcatggctgctgtctttgttctgtgaattttatctttttataggTTTCACAACGTCTTGCCAAAGGACTagagttgaaaattagccaGCTGGCTAGCACTagcacatttaaagaaatgtcgATCAATGTTTGTTGTccttatgaataaaataaaataaatgaaatgaagttTGCCTTTGTCTGAGTGCCtctgctgcattcatggacccgcaaaaacatccaaatatagAGAGGGGAAGCAGAGTGATagaaaaagggacacacacacacacggtaaaAAACAGTTTGCCGACACTCCCAAAAATCCCCCCCACCCTTGTCGTCAGCTAGCACCATacatagattctaattctgtggaaAACACCGAATTGCTAAACTGTTCCTATAACAAATATGTGtgatttttcccaaaataaacacttattgtgaaataaatatCAGAACACAGTGTTCTCGTTGTCATGATGCCTGTCACCCAGCTCTGCTATATCTGGATGTGTGACCTTTATACAGGAGAGGTCTCCTGAGCAGACAGGCTGTTCTACGGCACAATGTATCAAAAAGGACACAAATGGTTCAGAATGATGAACTCAGGGAGATGCGTTGAAAAGTGTGCTTTAAATTTACCTCATTCTCCAGAGCCCTCAGCCTGTGGTCAACGTCTCTGCTTTCAGTCATGTGTTTGAGCACACCATccactcttttaaaaaaaacaaggacacatTCACCTCAGTATGATGGAACCAAAGAATAAGTAATTTTACTGGTGCTGCGTTAGTTTCGGAAGACGTGCTCACTTGGCAGACATCCGTTTGAGCCTCTCTGAGTCGCTGCTTTTCTGGATCTTGTTCTGGGCGGTGAGGAAGTCCTCCTTCTGAATGGTTTCCCACGTCATTAGCCGGTTAGCTGCTTTCCCTCTCAACTGCAATACTAATAGAGAAGGCATAGGTTTTCAAAAGACCCAATGTTTTTTTGGACCAAGCAGGAACCACTATGGCTGAGTTGAAGCCCATGTGCTTAATATAACATTTATTAGATTCACTCATGACTTTTCAAATACTGACCAAAGTGGTGGATTTTGATGGACGGCACCTTGCGGATCTGCCTCTTAATAAAGAGATTGATGTGAGAGAGGATGATGAAAGGAGGAGCCAGGGAGGGACGGGAGTGGTACTGGACAATCAGGTTGTAGCGCTGGAACTTCCAGTAGATATCACTGTTAGCTTGCACTTCAGAGAAGGTGTAGCTGGGCGAAAACACAGAGTAAAGAGTGCTGTGGTGAGCTTCAGAGGACATGTCGGTGAGGCCGCAGAGACAGACTGATGAATACTCATCCGGTTCTTTACCTAAACATGGCGATGAGCAGGTTGATGAGCAGGATATTGGTGACCAGCAGATAAACAATCAGCAGAATGACCACCAGCCAGTTGCTTTCCATTGTCCTGCACGGCTCCCCACCCTCCTCAATCAATGTCACGTTGTCTGTGCAGGGCATGTCCCACGTCTTCCCCACTGCAGTAcgaagagaaaaaataaagaaaactaaaatatgtcttgtctttatcttgattttttgtcttttcatttttgatttatttttctgtttctgtcattaTGGATTGGTGTGTTTCAGCATACATTAgctcttatttcatttttattttcactgtcattGTGAGTTTGACCTTTGATTTTtattagttgtttttctttttctgctatTATATATGGCAATCAGTCACAgtaaatgttcacattttctctgttgtgtctTCTGTAGTGGTTTTTCTTCCAAAAGGGCACTACTAACATGCCATGTGACCCACATCACATGACCTCTTTATGATTTGAATTAAACATATGTCCTCAATGAATTTGTTACCATGATGAAGGCTTTTTTACGTCAAAACGCTTTGGTCATCCTTGTATAATAAAGACTTTGTACTTAAACTTAATCAGAGTACCTTGGATGCTTTTCAGACTGCCAACCGATAACATGTACTTCTCCCTTAACCCATTCAGTTCCCATGTCCATTCCAATGgacataacttttccaggatgTCTAGATCATGAATATGGTCATATTGCTATAGAATACTGATCTCAGGGAGGTTTTCAACACATTGTTTTCAGGAGATACTTTAGAAATTGAGGATATTTTGTGTCATGATGACAGATACAAATctcacattttttgttgaaaaaaggtcTGGTAATaccatttattgttgtttttactattaGATAATATCTATGCTAAAGTTCTTAGTCCATTGGAAcggacagacaaaaacataataaaatatccaaatggtaaaaataattctaatgaTGATTGCATTTAGAGAAGGAATCCAccattacagtattttttgtgtttgaaacatgtttgggttcttaaagggttaagtcagtaattgcatttttattcttatttgaGCACCTAATTTTTGACTGTCGCCAACACATAGTTTCTTGAGCCAGTGCAGCACACTATTCTTCATGTCCTGCCTTTTATAGTGTATATTTCAATATATTATCATATATCATCTGCTATCAGTGAATTTGAATTTAATACTGCAGTGACTTTTACAAAATCTGCAATGGGATTGGAAAACGTCCAATGCATGCTGCGACATTATTCTAAGACTAGGTTAAAAGTGTTAGTATTCATTTCTTTAGATGGCTGCAAAAATGTATACCATCCATCTCTTCCACGGGGATCTGTCCAAAGATGTGCAAGTATGGTCTGTAGAAAACCCGGCGAAAGATGCGATCTAAGCTGGGGTCGTAGGAGTACAGCAAAGCCTGATTGGCGACTCCGTATGCCATGAGCCAAATCATcaggaagaaaaggaagaagaagacatCCTTCATCtgtaaaagggagaaaaaaaaacttgcattatTATAATACAAACATTCTGCTATGCATCATTGGTGTCATGTCAACTTCTAATAATGTTTCTCACCATCTTGCCAACTATGATGATTTTTGGTCCCAGCTGTTTGTGAATGGCAAAGATGTGAATGAGACGGAGGGTGAAGACCATGTAGTCCACACACAGGATATCGCGGCCAAAACTGTATGTCAATTCGAACATCCTGAAACGCAGAGTGAAGTGTGAAGGTTGTGACAGCAGCACCGCCCAGTGGTTATTTCATATAACTGCACTTTAAAGGTTCTCAGCTGGATTTGCAATCTTACTGAGTCTGCATACTTTGAATTTGCAGGACTCGGGACAAGATATATGAGATTATTTATGAGCTAGTTAGGACATATTGGCATGTAtgtgtgtcatttttcatcatcatcatcttatCTTTGTATGATTTTCTGGTAGTAAAATGGCAGCATATTCCCTGACAATTACAGTGATCAAATCAAACTACAAacttaaagggtcagttcattcccaaatcaaaaatatgtgtttttttcttttacttgtactgctatttatcagtctaaattTATCTGGTTTAGGCTGTCAAGTGCTGGAGAAATCAgctatagagatgtctgccttttctccaatataatagaaCAAGATGACAATCactttgtggtgctcaaagcaccaaaaaataaatttgcaaaactcaacagcaatgtatCTTTTCAGGAATCGTGACCCGATTTCTAAAAACAATCCATAGACCTTGTATATATTAATATGTGTATTGTtagtattttggattttagggGTTAACTGCCCCTTTAAATCTCAGTAAGTTTAAACTGTGTGACAGaggtagaaaaagaaaaagagcctcacaacacaaacatgacaataaaaatgcaatctcataagttttttttaattctgcaaTATGAGAACCTCATTGAACACTGAGTTATTATTGTGGAAGCTTTTTGACATAACCCTGTGGTAATATATACTGCATATTATCCCTGCGTGTATTTGCAGTCTGTACCTGCAGATTACTCCTATGATGAACAGCGAGATAGCAGTAAGGTCACACTTGTTCCACACATCCTGAATGTACACTCTGATCCTCTGACGCCAACTCTTTGTCCCCAGAAAGAACGTCTTCGAGAAGAAAACATCAGTTCAATTGACAGATCCAGAGATGAAGCACAACTATGAACAGAACATCAGATACAGCTGAGTACTGAAAAGCTCTTTCAGTGTTCAGATGTGTGAGATCACCTTCAAAAAGCTGTCGGCGTAAGATTTCATGCCAAGTGATTTTCTGTATGTTGTGTCTCTGCACTCACCTCTCGGATCTCCTCACACACGATGGTGAATACCCAAAAGTACAGCACATACTCAGTGATGGCCGGACCAGCAGGCGGCCAGGGCTTGAAGTCCACCAGCAGCACGTacgcaaacagcagcaggaagaggaagtACATCAGGACGTTGCCCAAAAATGAAGTAACGGGTGCAAACCAGAACTCACGCCATCTTGACACTATAAACGGACGTTTTGGTGGTCTGTGAGAGTGGGGTATGCCTGTAAGGAAAGTTATTGGACATGTATTAGCAGCTTCTTACAGTCATTAGGGATGCTTAAAATGATTATTCACACATCTTTATCAGGAGGTGCCTCATTTAAAGAGGACTCACCTTTGATGGTTGCTGTCCTGGGAGTGTGGGATCCTTGTGCATCAGCTTCACTGGtaatacaataacattttttttttttataaatccaCACATTAGAAAGACACtttgcacaaaataaatgtctatTAAAAACTATAAGACCAGTGTATCCTTTTAACTTGAATTAACAAGATAAGACAAAGGCAGAACCTCGCCGCTTGACAAatcaaatctctttttttacatgtgctTGATGTCCGAGAAAGAGAAGATGGTGGTGCCATAGAGGCTGTCACTGTCCCTGCCAGGCCCGTCCTCGTTAggcttcccctcctcctcttgaTGCTGGTCATCTTGTTCCCTGTGAGGTGAGTATTTTAAGTATCAGAGCTGAAATCTGAATCTTctgaatgctgaaaaaaaaataacactaatGTGAATTTGACCTGAATGAGATGAGGTTGGTGTAGCAGAGGACGGGGCAAAAGAAAGTGAGCAGGAGCTTCCAAacctctgtgtttctcttcaTGTCCCCCCACCAGATCTGCGACAACAGAGACTGAAGAAGAGGACAAAATTAGACAATTCTCACCAACGAAAATTCACTTGCTCAATATCAGTGGGCAGTGTTTCATGTGCAGTAAAATCATTATCCCTCAATTATACCCATGTGCTGTTACTTGCAGTTACAGTAGCAAATtgattgaaaaaagaaagactatGTTCAGACTGCAAGCAAAAGTGGCCCaaatatgttttggtttttttgtttgttttgctcatgAGTGACTCAGATCGTCAGTGTGACATTCATGCCATGATCACACCACTCCTTGCTCTGACTCAGCAAAGTGCTATTTAGCAGCCATTGCtccacaaaaaacccaacataaaAAAGCCCCACTCTTTTTCTCCTTATCCTCATTGCTATCAAAGAGATTAACACGAGGAGAAGTCACAGCATCATATAGCATCATATCACTGGGGTCAAACACATGCACCGTAAAGTCTGGTTTGCACTTGCCAAAAGGCTCAATAGCTAGCACACTATAATAAAACATGAGAATGATTAATCTGAAGCATCTGCAGTGTGCTTGAGATGgaatatattttatacaaaaaactagaattactgccttgccACTGTATGCCTACTTACATCAgacaagttgcacttacagtttacatccatgtctgtggaaacatggatgcctcacacacatttcccctgtgaggtcagagtgaccttgacctttgacaatgAAAATTTAACTCAGGTCATCGCTGAGTCGAAGCGGACATCTCTAGCAATCTGGAGGAATTCCTTTGAGGCGTTCTGTAAATATTGCATTCAAGATAACGGATGTATAACTTCAAAGCATAATGCCTCCAGCTACTGCTCGCACAGAGGTATGAAAATCAACTCAGAGTAATAAATCTATATTGAACTTTAAGGCTTGCGGTGTGAACATAGCCTATCTGAGCTCCACATTACAGGTTAACTATTGGCATGAATTTCAGTATTAAGGTagagtttcatttattttgctgttttctaagattataaaaaaaaaagcctaaaatctGGTTTATAAAAATGAGATACAGTTTTATATGTTTGACAAGGTTACTTGGTTCCATTGCTGTTTTGTGATATGTGAGTCACACGGGTGTGAAAATAGTGACACACCTGTACTCCGTCATGGCTGAAGAAAAGTCGGGCATCAGCGCCCATGCCCATCTGTAGGCAGGTGGTTCCACCCCAAACTGGAGACTTCCTGATCAGCAGGGTGAAAGAGCGAGTTTCATTGCTGCGATAGCAAGAGCTGAAGACGtctgaggagagggagagaccaGTGCAGTTTGAGTTTGCTTCTTACTGAAGCACTTTGGTgaatgtttcttgttttttaatgtgctctGTGAAAAAACTGTGACATGACTCGACTTATTCTTAAAATGAATTAACCCTCATACAATGGATGTTGCTTCCGTTTTAATAACTACCTATTAAATGAAAGCAACAGAAGACTCATAAAACAGCAGAATGCATTGTGTTTTACATAACTTACAAACAAGGAGTGGCTAAATGACACTAGAGCAATTAGGCTGTGAAATTTATCATCTGATTATCATTTCTGcacatttgtttatcagttttttgtttaattgaacACTGGTGGATGGTGTGTGCATGGTCTCACCGTGTGCCAGGTTCTCAAACCTCTGGGCCAGCTCTTTCATCGACAGTTTAGTCTCAGTCTCCACCTCCAGCTTGGACATTTCTCTCAGTATCTTACAGCCGGCCAGAGCGCTCAGCACTGACTCCCCGGCCTGAAAGAAACAGCAAGGGAAGCATATAGGTACAGTATTTTGTAATGAAGCTGATGGTCATGACTATTATTTTATCATGTCAGAcaactggtttaaaaaaaacagatgtgcCACTCAGAgtctgaaattaactttttcaaCTGCCTGACACTGTGGCAGTCAAGTATTTTTGTCTATTAATTCTATAAAGGATCAACAATTAGAACACTTACACATAATTTCATGAGAAGAATCCTGTGATTCAATGTTTGATtaattgacacaaaaaaactttgcatGCATGATAAATTCAGTGTTCAAAATACATCGGGTAAGCCTCTGAAGTTTTACCATCTCCCAGAAGAAAGTGGACATCTCGCTGCGGTTCTGGAGGACGGCCCAGATGAAGAGTGAAGCCCAGGGGAAGAGGCAGCGCTTCTCCCGATACAAGCAGTCTCCACGCAGCAGCTTACTGACACGCTGGCATGGATGGAAAGAAGCAGGAGAGGGCGTTTCAGATTGATATTGAGGAAGCAACAGTGACAGGTGGCATTTCATTCCCTCCTGTCTTCTAAAACTCCACATCAGTTCTTCAGCTTAATAAATatccacatttaaagaaaagtacCCTCAGAGCTCTCCTCTTGGATGATATCTGTTCTAAGTCCAAAGCATCGTAGTAAAATGGCTGGCAGACATCACCCATTAAAAGTTCCAGCACTCCAGCAacctgaggacaaaaaaaagagcgtagagtagaaaacaaaagtgtaaacaccagttttcttcagatcatttttgattGCAGAGGCATAGAAGTCTCcctcatcagaaaaaaaaaacacacctcaaaaaGGCTGATCTCTGTCACTGGGCCCCTCTGCATGTTCTCTGCTGCCGCGTTGGAAGGTGAGTCTGACAGGTTTGATATTGGCGCGGGGGCTGCACTTCCTTGCCGCTCCACCAGACAGCGCTGAAGCAGCTGGTAAAGCATCGTCCCATCAGCCACTGAGCGGTAGAGACTTTCCAGCCTGCCGTAAGTCAGGTAGTCCAGGATGTTGAGGCCATTCTCAGTGAAAAGACGCACAAACTGAGGCTTGTCGTTGACCAAGGCGTCTGTCATGGAGTCTTCCAAGTCTTCATACTGTGTGAATGGATAAAAGTTTCAGTATAAGgtcaatcattttaaaatgacattttcacttATTTCATGCCAACAATGCCAATGCAGAGCAGGACTAAAACGTGTTTTATTTGACAGAAGTAGCACAATACACCACACTTGATGCATCTACTTTAAAGTGgtaatattttctctctcccctcacCCTCCACTGAATGTCTCCATTGAAGAGCTCGCTCTTGGCAATGTCAACCCTGTTCCATGTGACCGCTAGCTTCAGCTCGTCATTGTAAGGGCTGGAATCAACTGATGCTCGCTGCTTacttgctgaaaaacaaaaaaacagaaaagaaattcGAAGACAAGGTTAAGGCAAAAGGAACAGCGGAGGgagagaagaaataaaaatagataatcAGAGGGAATGAACTAATGGGTTTCAATGAATTTCAGGCAATCCTTACAGGATGGATTTGgttaagtattttttataattatttttctataaatgcacaaaaacatttgcacGTTACCCAGTTACATGCTCACATTTACATTCGTACTTGAGTTGTGGCATTAGCTCACCGGCAGCAGATCTtagaattgttgtttttattgaactgaactgctcaagttgtttttagcaaagCATGTAGCACCTAAACATGAAATAATTTCCTGGACATGTAATAATGTCTgacaatgtaataaaatgtgcatgtaacctgtttgaaaatgtaataacaacCCAATAATTCAATAACTCaaccaataatgtaataaaattctgaccaatattttaataacatttttaaaaatgtttatgtaaaaactgtaaattgAACTGATTATTGTTCCATTGATATCTGTCATGTTAGTCACTCCAAACATCTACTTATACGGTTTAGTAGTATAAGTATTggtatagtattttttttcttcacatgcTAACCACTGTTACTCATCTGTGTCCttttacatttgtaaatcaataaCATCTGTGAATCTGTTATTACCTTTATGTATTTGTTAGTATGTCCATATTGTCTACATGTGTATGCAATAGTTGGTGAATCAAATCAGCATCTTTTATAACAGAAATCAGTCGTACCTCCCACCAAGGCCTTGAGCAGCACTGTATCAAAGTCATTCGGGCCCTCCTGCTCTCCATGGTAGATTGTTATAAAGTCTCTGTTCTGGTAGATGCTCAGAGCCTGGgcacaagaaaaacaggaattttTAACATATTACTTGGTGATACTGAAAAAGAGAAGAGCAGACAAACAGAGATAAGAAAAAAGATTTGGTGACAAAGTGTGTCATCAAATCCGTGATATCATTAAGGGCACGGCCCTCCTCTGCTGAGTAagcatttaaagattttatcAGGGCATCTGAAGTTAAGCACCAACAGTAATAATTGTTCAGTGAGTAGAGCAAGTGTTTATTCAGCCACTCACTAGTTCAACAGAAAGCAAATCACACCACTGATTACATTACTCATCTAATAATCATTAGGCCACTGACAAATGAGTGAGTCACCAGCCAGACTCTTACAAAGGCAGCATGCTTTGCAGATGGTGTCAGACTCTCGTCACTCCCACGCTATCACAGAGTGTAGCTCTGTTTGTAGTCGTCTTCATTAATATGGAGAAACAATGTATGCCTCATAGAGACATAATCCTTCTacatcatcacttatgacccactttACGTGCAtggcagtgtatttttctgcccTCTACCagtatttgataattttctgtgCTCAGGACATTTATGGTCACAGCTCTCAGGCGAGGTCAGGgatttataaaaacataacgTCCAGGTACCACACTGTAAGATACAGACATCTAAGAGACACAGCCctgaaaagaaacagaaaaacagcaaggtGAAATGCTGAGTGAGAGTGCACCTGGGGTTGGCTTTACTTTCAATTCCGCTAGCAAGTATGGATACAACATATTAACTGACTATCCTGCATAGCATACCTTTAACAACTTGAAGGTTggtttcaaaaatttaaaaagaaactttttattAAGGCTAATTTAATGTGGCAGACCCTCTGCATGAATGGGGTAAAGGGGGTACGTTGAGGATGTTTGGAGAAAGTCCATTTGACAACAGATGTCCTCAGGAGATCTGTAGGATCAGTAGggccatttttaaatgtgactaTTACTGACTACAACAAATCTGTTGTGctacaaaaataatcatgttaTTCCCTATGTCACTGACACTGACTTCTGAACCACAGCTTGAGTGAATTATTGctaaacagcagcaggaacaatTAAATAACAGCCAGCAGTTTCAGGAATGTGGGACAAACTGAGATAAGGAGTAGCATGAAGTCTACGGGCCCAGCAGAGGCTTAGTAAATGTTCATTAAATGCAATTATTAAGCAGTGTTGGATGAGATAAGCAACATACTAATAATGTTGTTGTTCTTAGAGccttagcagcagcagcaaggcCAAACATGTGAGTGTATCCTGAGGGTAGAAGAAACAAAGACTTCATCCACATGGGATGCCATAAATATACACTAAGTACACCAAGTTTATTGGCAATCTGCCCATTATATTATGAAA includes:
- the LOC121958632 gene encoding transient receptor potential cation channel subfamily M member 4-like isoform X1, giving the protein MRDAGGEGGGGGDKICKSEKDQSWIPKIIKKRVCTTFVEDSFSNGALCQCGGARDAHGSVALGDYFSTAIVNHWDSAQHSSEYPTDAFGELQFAGASKRHSYFLRLSWDTPPSMVYTLMTAHWGLPAPNLVVSVVGGEGRTKVKTWVREVIRQGLVKASQSTGAWILTAGLREGIGRCVGEAVRDHATAASSVSLNKVVALGIAPWGLVHNRQQLVNPQGSFPAKYYVQNTSRDSCCLDNNYQAFLLVDDGSVGRRGGETGFRAKLEDYISHQRTGIWGSGSIDIPVLCMLVSGHANMLERVDLSLKNSMPWLVLAGSGGLADFLSDVLENLSSAPVVQCSGEGESETGPSVDLKDRVAERVKRHFPSEAESDKLVERALSIYQNRDFITIYHGEQEGPNDFDTVLLKALVGASKQRASVDSSPYNDELKLAVTWNRVDIAKSELFNGDIQWRYEDLEDSMTDALVNDKPQFVRLFTENGLNILDYLTYGRLESLYRSVADGTMLYQLLQRCLVERQGSAAPAPISNLSDSPSNAAAENMQRGPVTEISLFEVAGVLELLMGDVCQPFYYDALDLEQISSKRRALRRVSKLLRGDCLYREKRCLFPWASLFIWAVLQNRSEMSTFFWEMAGESVLSALAGCKILREMSKLEVETETKLSMKELAQRFENLAHDVFSSCYRSNETRSFTLLIRKSPVWGGTTCLQMGMGADARLFFSHDGVQSLLSQIWWGDMKRNTEVWKLLLTFFCPVLCYTNLISFREQDDQHQEEEGKPNEDGPGRDSDSLYGTTIFSFSDIKHIEADAQGSHTPRTATIKGIPHSHRPPKRPFIVSRWREFWFAPVTSFLGNVLMYFLFLLLFAYVLLVDFKPWPPAGPAITEYVLYFWVFTIVCEEIRETFFLGTKSWRQRIRVYIQDVWNKCDLTAISLFIIGVICRMFELTYSFGRDILCVDYMVFTLRLIHIFAIHKQLGPKIIIVGKMMKDVFFFLFFLMIWLMAYGVANQALLYSYDPSLDRIFRRVFYRPYLHIFGQIPVEEMDVGKTWDMPCTDNVTLIEEGGEPCRTMESNWLVVILLIVYLLVTNILLINLLIAMFSYTFSEVQANSDIYWKFQRYNLIVQYHSRPSLAPPFIILSHINLFIKRQIRKVPSIKIHHFVLQLRGKAANRLMTWETIQKEDFLTAQNKIQKSSDSERLKRMSAKVDGVLKHMTESRDVDHRLRALENEMEYCSTALSWIVDTLAQGGTFKPPRPPPTLRDAFPSSSSST
- the LOC121958632 gene encoding transient receptor potential cation channel subfamily M member 4-like isoform X2 → MSWIPKIIKKRVCTTFVEDSFSNGALCQCGGARDAHGSVALGDYFSTAIVNHWDSAQHSSEYPTDAFGELQFAGASKRHSYFLRLSWDTPPSMVYTLMTAHWGLPAPNLVVSVVGGEGRTKVKTWVREVIRQGLVKASQSTGAWILTAGLREGIGRCVGEAVRDHATAASSVSLNKVVALGIAPWGLVHNRQQLVNPQGSFPAKYYVQNTSRDSCCLDNNYQAFLLVDDGSVGRRGGETGFRAKLEDYISHQRTGIWGSGSIDIPVLCMLVSGHANMLERVDLSLKNSMPWLVLAGSGGLADFLSDVLENLSSAPVVQCSGEGESETGPSVDLKDRVAERVKRHFPSEAESDKLVERALSIYQNRDFITIYHGEQEGPNDFDTVLLKALVGASKQRASVDSSPYNDELKLAVTWNRVDIAKSELFNGDIQWRYEDLEDSMTDALVNDKPQFVRLFTENGLNILDYLTYGRLESLYRSVADGTMLYQLLQRCLVERQGSAAPAPISNLSDSPSNAAAENMQRGPVTEISLFEVAGVLELLMGDVCQPFYYDALDLEQISSKRRALRRVSKLLRGDCLYREKRCLFPWASLFIWAVLQNRSEMSTFFWEMAGESVLSALAGCKILREMSKLEVETETKLSMKELAQRFENLAHDVFSSCYRSNETRSFTLLIRKSPVWGGTTCLQMGMGADARLFFSHDGVQSLLSQIWWGDMKRNTEVWKLLLTFFCPVLCYTNLISFREQDDQHQEEEGKPNEDGPGRDSDSLYGTTIFSFSDIKHIEADAQGSHTPRTATIKGIPHSHRPPKRPFIVSRWREFWFAPVTSFLGNVLMYFLFLLLFAYVLLVDFKPWPPAGPAITEYVLYFWVFTIVCEEIRETFFLGTKSWRQRIRVYIQDVWNKCDLTAISLFIIGVICRMFELTYSFGRDILCVDYMVFTLRLIHIFAIHKQLGPKIIIVGKMMKDVFFFLFFLMIWLMAYGVANQALLYSYDPSLDRIFRRVFYRPYLHIFGQIPVEEMDVGKTWDMPCTDNVTLIEEGGEPCRTMESNWLVVILLIVYLLVTNILLINLLIAMFSYTFSEVQANSDIYWKFQRYNLIVQYHSRPSLAPPFIILSHINLFIKRQIRKVPSIKIHHFVLQLRGKAANRLMTWETIQKEDFLTAQNKIQKSSDSERLKRMSAKVDGVLKHMTESRDVDHRLRALENEMEYCSTALSWIVDTLAQGGTFKPPRPPPTLRDAFPSSSSST
- the LOC121958632 gene encoding transient receptor potential cation channel subfamily M member 4-like isoform X3, coding for MRDAGGEGGGGGDKICKSEKDQSWIPKIIKKRVCTTFVEDSFSNGALCQCGGARDAHGSVALGDYFSTAIVNHWDSAQHSSEYPTDAFGELQFAGASKRHSYFLRLSWDTPPSMVYTLMTAHWGLPAPNLVVSVVGGEGRTKVKTWVREVIRQGLVKASQSTGAWILTAGLREGIGRCVGEAVRDHATAASSVSLNKVVALGIAPWGLVHNRQQLVNPQGSFPAKYYVQNTSRDSCCLDNNYQAFLLVDDGSVGRRGGETGFRAKLEDYISHQRTGIWGSGSIDIPVLCMLVSGHANMLERVDLSLKNSMPWLVLAGSGGLADFLSDVLENLSSAPVVQCSGEGESETGPSVDLKDRVAERVKRHFPSEAESDKLVERALSIYQNRDFITIYHGEQEGPNDFDTVLLKALVGASKQRASVDSSPYNDELKLAVTWNRVDIAKSELFNGDIQWRYEDLEDSMTDALVNDKPQFVRLFTENGLNILDYLTYGRLESLYRSVADGTMLYQLLQRCLVERQGSAAPAPISNLSDSPSNAAAENMQRGPVTEISLFEVAGVLELLMGDVCQPFYYDALDLEQISSKRRALRRVSKLLRGDCLYREKRCLFPWASLFIWAVLQNRSEMSTFFWEMAGESVLSALAGCKILREMSKLEVETETKLSMKELAQRFENLAHDVFSSCYRSNETRSFTLLIRKSPVWGGTTCLQMGMGADARLFFSHDGVQSLLSQIWWGDMKRNTEVWKLLLTFFCPVLCYTNLISFREQDDQHQEEEGKPNEDGPGRDSDSLYGTTIFSFSDIKHIEADAQGSHTPRTATIKGIPHSHRPPKRPFIVSRWREFWFAPVTSFLGNVLMYFLFLLLFAYVLLVDFKPWPPAGPAITEYVLYFWVFTIVCEEIREDVRIDIQFWPRYPVCGLHGLHPPSHSHLCHSQTAGTKNHHSWQDDEGCLLLPFLPDDLAHGIRSRQSGFAVLLRPQLRSHLSPGFLQTILAHLWTDPRGRDGCGEDVGHALHRQRDID